The following nucleotide sequence is from Juglans microcarpa x Juglans regia isolate MS1-56 chromosome 6D, Jm3101_v1.0, whole genome shotgun sequence.
AGATTTTCCCTATTTTTCTTCATCTGAATAGCCTTCATTCATGGttctactttatttttaatgtagGAAATGTGGTGGACAAGCATTAGACCACAATTCATGCTTTGACACCATGAAACCTCACCAAGAAGCTTAGCCTCTCTTGAAATGAACTTATTATTGAGACTTCCAAGTGACTCATGGGCCTTATCTTGATTCTAAACCAAGATTACATAGCTATTGCGTGAAGTGTAAAATGTGGTTGAGTTTACAATTATGTGATTGGGTTGAATGGTGAAGCCGTTGGGTTGTGATTGGCCTATCTTGCAACTGCCTTTTGTTTAATCGAGACAGCTTGACTTCGTAAAGCATTTATCTGTGTTTCAGGTTGGTGAGATCATTAGCAGATTTGAGAAGAAGGGCTTCTATTTGAAAGGTAAGATCTTTTCGACCATTCATCGTAGAATATGAGCTGTGAAGTACTTATGGGTTGGCAGTAATATGTGCCTGTAAGTTTTACATATGACGATTTCCAATATGTGCATCTATAATTAGATGTAGACCCTGATTGCATAATTTGCATGAGAGTCTGAAATGATAGTTATGCCATAGGTGGTCTACTCTTAGAGGGTTCAATCTGAAATGCTCATGTTTTTGGTTGAATGTCATTGGAATCCCATAATTCTCTTTCTTCTGTCctgaaatgaacaaaaaaaattaaacatcaaTTTCTGTAGTAGACGTGCAGAAAACTCCATTCTGATTAGCAAAAAGAATAGTTGCATGGAATGTTCTAcgcattttcaaaaaaatgagtTTCTATAAATTTATGCTTAACTTGCTCAAATTTGTGGGAAAGTATTAGGGCTGAAACCGAGTATGAATTAAAGGTAGCTGTTGAATAATGGAACTCCTTTCTTCTTCTGTAGTTGAGTAAATGTAATCTGTGTTTAGGTTTGAAGCTTATCACTGTGGACTGTTCTTTTGCTGAGAGGCACTATGCGGACTTGTTTGCGAAGCCCTTTTTCAATGGGTTGGTTGAATACATCATTTCTGGTCGAAAGATTATTGGAGCTACAAATCCTTCGGATTCCGCCCCTGGAACCATCCGTGGTGACTTTGCAGTTGAAATTGGGAGGTAATTTCATCTTCCTTTAACTGAATACTTTTCAAAATACCAAGGTTTGTTTCTTTCTCACGCAAAATTTGGTCATGGTCTTATATGATTTCCAGTGCTAAAAATTGTTGCTGTCCCAAGGTTAAGTTCTTTCGGgcaactgaaaaaaaaattcacaacaattCATTATGTTTCTGGAATACAGGACATGACTAGTTCCCAAGTTGTCTTTTGTAGACTTCTCTCATCACTCTTGGTTACATCTAACCTTTTCTCATCCTATAAAACACCTGCACTCCTCACGGTTTCCTCCCCTTTCAACGTAAACTATATCAACTTGAAATTCCCTTCCAAGATCTTGCACTCAAGTTCTAACAATCTACATGTTTGAATTTCATTATTGTTAATTGAACATCTCGATAATTTTTCTGCATTTGATAGAAGTTGCTTAACTTACAATATTGAACACTCTGCATGATGGTTCTTTTAATGAATGTGATGGTAATGGagatgaaatttctttttaaagttgGATTTGACTGACTGGAGTCTGGATTATGCATTTTTACCCCTTTCCTAGAGTTGGAGTTTTTCTAACAGGTTAATAATATCGTTATGTTGTAAATATTATTAGGTAAATTGCCCTCGCTGGTTAATTATCCTAATGATGACAGTTGATTTTCATATCTTTGTTTGCAATTTTTCCTGTGGGACATAGAACAGATGGTGGAAAGATTTGTCTGcataaattgatattttataatctatttgtaTCTATTGGTATGTTGATATTGGGCAAAGAATGTTTAGTTGAGGTGACTGATGGATTGAAATCTGACTTAGTAAATGGAATGTTTGTTATGATTTAAAGTATTGGAAGGGAAAGCAGTCAACTGCCTTAGTTGATATGCACATACTTTACAGTCAATGactttataattaaatctacattgCAAATGACAACATTGGCAAGTAAATTTATATGATGTCATTATATAGTTGAGACgagtttgtttttaaatttggataatcttaagattttttgaatttctgcTGTAGGTTTAGTTTTTCTAAATATAGCCTATTTCACAAGTTTGGGAAATGTATAAATGGAGCCTATTTTTAATGCTCCAATTTTCAGCTCGGTTGCGTCTACCAATTGCTTAGCCTTTTGTTCTGCTTATGATCAGCTCTTTTGGGTCTCCCGAGTTTCTCacctctcatcttcttcctggTATGCTTTACTTTTTTCTATGACATAAAAAGTTTGTATTTTGTTCCTCTGTTCatgttgctgttgttgttggCAGTGGTGGTGTAGTTGCCTTTGCAGTGCTCCTTTGtttaccaaaaattacaaatacttttcaaaataccaaggtttgtttctttctcttgcaAAATTTGGTCATGGGCTTgcatgagtaatttttttttgtttttaaatggtCTGCTTGTGATGACCATTGCAATGGAAGCCCTTTTGAATGAAAACATTAGCGGAAATTGTTTGCTTGATATCTCTCCCCAAAGGCTGTGTATGTgcatttttgtttataattttctgaAACATTATTTCCGGCGAACTTTACTCGCCGGAAATAATTTTGTCAAGCAAGATTATTTGTGGCGCCTAAGTATCGCCGCAAATAGTCTTTTGCAGCGACAACTACTCACTGGAAAAGAGAATCTTATTTACGACAATTTTTGAACACGCTGTaaataatatgaagatatttgcggcgatattttgtgtatttgcGACGATATAAAACGCTGCAAATACTTTTTCGCAACGATAAAGAGTTTAAATATTAACGTTATTTACGGCGTAATTTACAATATTAACAACgaaaaaaatcgctgcaaataaacatttttcgCGACGATTTTTAGGTTTCTCTGTTTTAACTTTGAAGTGAGTCTACAACAGCGACGAATGACCGGCGCAGCATAAATCGTTATGAAAAGTCATTTGCAACGATTTTGAAGGTTATTTGCGGCAATTTTTGGCGTCGCAAAAGGCcctatttcttgtagtggtaCTCTGTCAACGGAATGTCGAGGatctaataatctaatattcgTCATAATTGATACAATGCCCCCACTTTAAAGTTTCATAATTCATACACATTCTCAAACTAATTGAAAATCAGAATTTACAACTTATGATAGACGAAAATACGAATTCTTGTATGGCAGGTTCGTGTATTAACAAACATATTATTGATACGAAAGTTTATCAAATTAATGATGCTCGAACTTATTAGCAAATGGAATAAATTTCACTTCAAGtgttacatttaaaaaaaaaaaaaaaaaaactgcaagtGTTACATTGAGTTATATACGAAGGATAACTAATTTCAAAACTTGAGTGGATAAAGCTTAGGGCCCGTTTGGGATTACGGTAAGAGTATTAAAAGGTActtaaatagatttaaaaattatttaatagatAAATTAGATTGTttagatattatatatcaaaatatttttaattttaaataagttaaaagtacgtaatcttaaattttattgatataaaaaattattttgatattttcttcaaaaacatTTTTCCGAATAAcgttttcaattcaaaattttaaaatataagtttatcAAGGCTTGGGGTGGAATATTCGAATCTCCCTGGCAATTGTATGCcaaattattctaataataataataataatagaaaaatgtaatgtatttatttttacttttaaaataaatatagataaaaattactattaaaaatatctattttatatatataatatgacattatCTAAATTATACATTtctctaaataaatattagaaacaatcaattaaaaataacaatactTTACATTATAAATGTAAAGTATGCACCGATATAATCACCTCCCGAAGATTACTCTTACTTTTAGAGGAGAACAAGGACGGCAAAAGTTGGTGTGCCACACTGCCACTGACCACCAGGCTTGGTCAGATTCACTCTCAGTGACATCTGCCTCTGTCTGAGAGTGAGAcgctcacacacacacacacaccaccaCAAAGAAGACCGTGCGCCACCAATCGAGGCGGCGATTGCTGAGACGCGGCCAGCGCCGATGACTGTTTCGGAAAAATGACGGCCACGTTGGCCAGTGACTGTACTGTGCCAGCTGCGTATTTCAGAGTACAAGCTCCAATCCCGAAACCATCGCCATGTCCAGGTCTTTAGCTTCTAGAACTCTCTCTAATTTTGTTGCGCTCTGTTTGTGCAAAGTGAGGAACTAGAAAAAAATGACAATATTTAATGCCGAATTGAGAAGTCCATCTCTTATTGGGAAAGTTGTTATATCAGTCTTTACCTTTATCTTTTGGAGAATTTTTGCTCCGATCATGAGAAAAGTCAGCCTTTAAATAATAAACTCCTTCATTTTCCTTCCATCTTATCATCAGCCAAACGAAGAGTAGTCGAGGAATTTCTAACTTTATTTCGAAACAAAGATGTTCGATCAAGTAATCTTATGCTCTGTTATTGGTGTGTATCAGTGAGAATTGGTGTTCGTCAGATTTCCCCGTCATTTGTGCATAGCTATAGGTGGAGAAAATTTTGCTTTAAGTTGCTGCTAAGACATTACTTCAATGCAGTTAGAGTTGTGCCCTTCCTGAGAGGATTGCGTGCACCTTGATATGTGTTTTCGATGTGAACATTTAAGCTTAGTTTAAACTAGCTTGCTCATGtattccttttgttttgattCTGAATGTGCTTAGTGGAAGAAATTGTGAGCGGTGTCGATTGAGGTATGTAGCTGCAAAAGTACTGTTTTGTAAGCTGCATTGTAGAAATCATCGCACGTATCATCTGAAGGAAGCGGGTCCATTTGATGcgatcaagaaaataaattgacacaCGTTGTTAAATGACACTTGTAACTGTAAAGGTGATATTAGTAATTTGTGTTGTAGAAGAGTTTGCATAAATTATCTGAAGGAAGCTGGTATATTCACAATCTGGTAAATATTCTCTAGATAATAGTCAGTTATGCTGTTTGTCAGTGGAGCAGTTCTGCTGTATTGCCTTCACCATGAATAGGGTAGTAGGGGCAAGTTTTCCATccgagttttgctacacaacctccaccacactccacactccacatttttttaaatttttaaattttttaatattttttttaaatttttttgagtttattctttttaaattatttcaaattttctattcattattcatataataaatatttgataaaagaaaaaaataataaaaattaaaaaaaatgtggagtgtggagtgtgaggaGGTTGTGAATATTTATTCTTTCCAATATCCCCCGAGATATATGGACTCAAGAAACTAAAAGGTTAAGTGAAAAGAGTCGAAAGACTATTAAGTCCTTGTCTTGAGGCAACCAATAAGTGCTAAAATATATTGCACCATATGAGGTTATAAATAAGACTATATCTTGATCATTCTTCACTCATCTTTAAGCATTAACATCCCTAAAAATCTGCATAACGGGcataattatagttatttttttatgttaatgttCAGGGTTTTTCTAAAGAATTGTAAACAAAATGTTAATTTTCTGGTTCTTGCCTCTCATATACTATTATCTTTGTTATCTTTGAGCATGATGGAGTTCTAAAGACATTGTTGAATGTGCAGTTTTTGGACCTATGGAAATGTTAGGAGGATTGCACACTCACTCTTCCCAAATCTGAAAGCCAGCTGCTTTGCAGTAAATAGTGGGGAGGGATATAACATCCTTTGCACATATTATTCCCTAAGCAGAAAAATCTGCCAGCatagattttcttttagagTACCTTCTCCTTTTGCATTATATAAAGCAAAAAATAAGATCTTGTTACACAGTAGTGATTACATAAACTTCTATGGCCTTCCAGTGAGTAAGACAGTCTCTCAGCAGCTGCGAATTGCTTGGAGAAGGTTTTCCTCTGCATGTTCCAACAATGGGCCAGCTTTACCACTGATAAGTCAGATTGCATGTGCAGTGAGCCTGGCTTTGACCCGATCAAATCTAGTTGCCCCTGGTGTTATTGCTATCATAATTGGAGAGCTTGCTTGGACACGACAAACATGGGCAGAGGCAGAATACTTGCCAACAAGGGATACCTTGTATATGCATGCCGAAGATGGACATGTTTATCTGACCTCATTTGTATATTTGGTACTGGAGGGTTTTATCTTGTTGCTCAGAGCTATATACTTAGCAATTTTGTTCTCACCCTGCATAACTATGGCTCCTTTTGTGGATTCCCTTGGTGTTGAGTTTAGGAAAAGATGGCTCCGCATTGTCCATCTTACACTAGAAAAAGCAGGCCCAGCATTTATAAAATGGGGTCAATGGGCTGCAACAAGACCGGACCTCTTCCCCTGAGATTTGTGTAGTGAACTTGCAAAACTTCATGCCAATGCACCAGCACATAGTTTTTCATTCACCAAAAGAACCATTGAAAGGGCATTTGGTCAAAGGCTGTCCGAaatctttgaaaattttgatgagAAACCTGTGGCATCAGGAAGTGTTGCTCAAGTTCATCAAGCTACACTGAAATGCAGATATCCCGGTCAGAAGATCAAACCTATTGTTGTTGCTGTAAAGGTTCGACATCCAGGTGTTGGCGAAGCAATTAGAAGGGACTTTGTGATAATTAATTTCGTGGCAACAATTTCTAGGTTTATCCCTACTTTGAAATGGTTGAGATTGGATGAAAGCGTACAGCAATTTGGTGTTTTCATGATATCTCAGGTTGATCTTTCAAGGGAAGCTGCTCACCTGAGTCgctttatttataatttccGAAGATGGAAGGATGTCTCATTTCCAAAGCCTCTATACCCCCTGGTGCACCCATCTGTTTTAGTGGAAACCTATGAACAAGGTGAAAGTGTTCTGCATTATGTTGAAGAGCTTGAAGGACATGAACAGATTAAAAGTGCCCGTGCTCAAATTGGAACTCATGCACTTCTAAAGATGCTTTTGGTATCATATATTCTTTGCaactctttttttcccttttctttcatatttctcCTGGTAACTCATGGTTCTAAATGTTTTAGTTGATTTAGTGGTTCTATTTGTATTCTGCATTTGTCCTGGAAACTTTAAAGATTTTTAAGTGAAAATCTTTCCGTGAGTCACCCTAGAACCCGTGATGATAGGATACGGCCATACTAGCTGCATGAATACCTGTGCAAGTGAATGATAAAAAGCATGCGATTCATTATTGGGAACTTAGTTCATTCAAGCCATGAATGAGAGAGTCGTGAATAAGGGAACCTTATTTTCTCACTTCAACACTTGTATCATGTACCATCCTCCTTTAGATGGAATTTTCACCCATCAAGATTATGACTGTCTTGAAATGTAGTTGGCGTTGCCAATTATAAATTCTCTTTATGAAATTAGATGTGATTTATTATTGGGAACTTAGTTCATTCAAGCCGTGCATGAGAGAGTCGTGAATGAGGGAACCTTTTTTCGGCACTTCAACTCTTGAATCATGTACCATCCTCCTTTAGATGGAATTTTCAGCCATCAAGATTGTAACTGTCTTGAAATGTAGTTGGCGATGCCAATTATAAATTCTCTTTATGAAATTAGATGTCGTATGAGTGAGGTAGTTGAGTGTATTATgctgagaaattattttctacttCAGGTAGACAATTTTATCCATGCGGACATGCATCCTGGAAATATTCTTGTCCGAGTAATGCAAGCAAACCATCACATAAGCAGATCTTTAGATCAAAGCCTCTAGTCATTCTCCTTGATGTAGGCTTGATGGCTGAACTTTCGAAGAAGGATCGAGTGAATCTACTGGATTTCTTCAAGGCTGTAGCACTTCAAGATGGTCGGACTGCTGCCGAGTGTACACTTAGATTGTCTAAACAACAAAACTGCCCAAATCCAAGGGCTTTCATTGAGGTAATGCTTCTGCTACATAGCTTTTGGGTGGAAGTAACTTTTAGTtcctaaaaaggaaaaaataaaagactggaagcttatttttagttttgtgGCTGCTTTTGAAAAAGGAAATCATTCATTCCTCTTTTATGGTTAATgcaaaaatcttttttttagctGTAAATAAGGATTGCATTAATGAGAACTAGGCATAGCCGGTTAATTCAAGCATCTTGCAAACAATTATCACTCTCTAGCCCAAAtcattatcatttctttttaaagttaTATGGGTGATTTGGGTTTTATGATCTATAATGCATCACATTTTCATAGACTTCCCAACTTCTTGAATTCTTTCTCATACATTAAATATAAGGAAAATTTGAGTGCAGTCATTGCTGCACTAATAATGAGTTATGGCACCCCTGTATCATGGTTGTTAGTTCCTCTGCTTCACAAGCTTGGGTGTACAGATGTTGAGGAAAATAGTCAACGATAATGACTGGTTTCTTGGGATGTCCAAGAAGGCAGGGCAACTTTTATTACTTATAGAAACCATGCAATTTGATCCTTTTGACTCTATCATTGAGAGTTTCAAGGCTGTTAATTTTGTAATACTTCTAGGTGTTAATTCAAATTTACCTTAAAAATAAGCTTCTACTCCTTGTTGTTGCCATAATTACTATAATATCAGTAAAAATTTTAAGAGGTTGTGGTGGTTTGACAGTAAGTGGAGAAGTCTTTCGATTTCTGGCGCACCCATGTTGTCCACCGTGCGGATTGCATGCAGCAATTGCTGGAGCAAGTTAGGCGTCATAAGGTGAACATCGATCCGGATATTTGTACTGTGATGGTAACCACTTTGGTGCTTGAGGTACTTTGCCTCTTTTCTGTGCGCCCCCATGTTATActcttgttttttaaatataaagttaaCGGATTTGGCAAACCCTTCACCCGTCCTTTATGGCCCGACTTCTTAAATGCAAACTCAAAGACATACTTCCTCGAATGTTTTCCTTTCTGCCTTGGCCGCAAGGAAAATGCCATAGGCTACTATCAGATCAAGATGCCTGAAATAACattttcgttttattttttatttttttgttactcAACATGCGGTAATTAAATCTGAATATGTTGCATTTACTGAATCGTTCCGGCAGGGATGGCAGCGGAAGCTTGATCCGGATTATGATGTGCTACAAGCTTTGCATTCATTACTATTTAGAGTTGACTTGGCCGAATCTCTCTTCGACACTATTGAAAAACTCATGGGCCCCTAAAAGGAGGAGCTCTACCTCTTTaacttgcaattttttttaatctttttgcgTCAGAAAATATTGGCCCCGACTCGtacaaaaagtttaaaaaataaaagtaaacatACCATATTAGCACTATCAATTCTGCTGCTTATCATGGGATCATATCagtcataaaataaaataaaatacaaataattttccatACTAGGTGATGTGGCAGATTTTTATGTTAGTGATATATTTGGTGTGTCAATGAGTAAgcttacaaatagaatttttattaaagGAGCGCATCAACTGATACCTTTTAATTCTCTTCgtgagtttttaattttcaggaggggattttttttgtttttattagcACTAAGCCTGGTCTGGGTAAtgagatattctcaaatttctcataatttcattttcaaatatcacttaaatacaaatactttttaatttcaaatttttaattttttaatctaatcattacctaattattatctaaacatgaaatctaatataatttttccaaacttctaaataaaatacaaaaaaaaaaattactaattgtttcaaattttaaaacaaaaattatgttcaaacaattttttaactttaaaatatttttattataattttttctctccttacTCAAAACCCTTATGACATTGTCCAAACGAGCCTACGTTGACTATTTCACCTTCCGATTCAGGACTCATCAATGCTCATTTCCTATAGTTTTGTCTCAAAATTTGTTTTGAGCGACTTCCACTAAGAAGAAAGACATGGCTTCGAGGACCGATTTAACGCCTAAGCAATTGTATAACGACAAACACAAGAGCTTTCCATTAATATAGTCAGATAATGACCACAGAAAACTGTGTTCCTTCCCTCTTATCATTCCCAAATGACTTGAACGAGAGGCCACGAGGAACAACTTGGATATGTAGAGTTCTTCTCCTCAAACACGCACAAAACACAAGGACAAATACACACGGACGGACACATTTATCTCTGTTATGGTTGTTAATGGGTTCATTGCTGCGTTGAGTTCAACAAGGACCACCGAATtctatgtcaattttttttggtCTATTTAGTTCTGCCAACcctttccaaagaaaaaaaaaactaacaaactAAGAAGCAAGAAGGCCTCGCTAACAATAAACATAAGCAATTTAGTTATACTCAAAAGAACAGAGATTTTAGTGCTTTAGGTATTTATGATTCAATTTGGACATTTCATTGTAGCTAACAATTATGGAATTGACAAATGAACACGGGGCGACTCTGGAAACTATTGAAGGTGGAGTTTTCTTTAAGCCCACCAGGGGTTCTCGCCTGTTCTGAAATCGGTTTCAACCCACGGAACAAATAATACCTTCCCATCATCAATGTCTGCATGTGCCAGAGCCAACGACTGTTCCAAATAAAGAGTATTAAGGTCAATTAGcacagagatagagagagacgGAACATATGAAAGGGATTCTTAGTCACTTCGTGACATACCAGAGGAGCAGGTCCCCTAACAACTCTGCCTTGGTAGTTGTATTGGGAACCGTGGCAAGGGCAGATGAACTTGTTTTCAGCAGCATTCCATGGCACCACACAACCTAGATGTGTGCAGACTGCGTTAATGCCATAGGTTGCCAGACTCCTATCACTTTCCACAACAAGGTAGGTTGGGTCTCCCTGCAATTTCGAATTTCTAACAGCATCATATTGGCTTgatctaatttatctttaaaatttagataatattatacttttttacatttatctatttcatttaaattcaaccTCTACATTGTATTatccattcactctctatataataataaaatattattaatttaataatttttttatttaatttatttttatcacactTTGTATCtttaccaattaaatgttaataataattatattttaattaaattaatattaaaaaaattat
It contains:
- the LOC121235581 gene encoding nucleoside diphosphate kinase-like is translated as LPRSPAPSPSLSPTLPSRAQPTPVSTVCRPQPHHATSPRAQPTSGKTLFLVVPSPSLLPLISATYSNFPKVGEIISRFEKKGFYLKGLKLITVDCSFAERHYADLFAKPFFNGLVEYIISGRKIIGATNPSDSAPGTIRGDFAVEIGR